From the Shewanella amazonensis SB2B genome, one window contains:
- a CDS encoding efflux RND transporter periplasmic adaptor subunit — translation MEARKSFKLALPLLLVGVLAACGQEEAKKEEEKYAIPVETQLVVQGNVSSFYSTTATLEAPVEAHVVTRIAGLIEALHVEEGDRVKQGQLLAVIDAKRQQYELDRSEAEVLIIEQELARVKKMKSKDYVSADSIAKLEYNLQAAKARLDLAKLQVKESQIVSPVDGIIAKRFVKAGNMAKEFEELFYVVNQDELHGIVHLPEQQLSSLRLGQHADIYASGQKNQAVNAEVLRISPVVDAQSGTFKVTLKVPNQNGILKSGMFTRVELKYDTHENVITVPYNAIINQDNKQTLYVVQDTTAERREVELGYREGNMVEVVAGIAPGEHLVIRGQQNLKDQSLVEIITPLDVASVKK, via the coding sequence ATGGAAGCCCGCAAATCATTCAAACTCGCCCTCCCCTTACTGCTTGTTGGTGTACTCGCCGCCTGTGGACAGGAAGAAGCCAAGAAGGAAGAAGAAAAATACGCCATACCTGTTGAAACCCAGTTAGTGGTTCAGGGCAATGTTTCCTCATTCTATTCCACCACCGCCACCCTCGAAGCACCGGTCGAGGCCCATGTTGTGACCCGTATCGCTGGCCTGATAGAAGCCCTGCACGTAGAAGAAGGCGACAGAGTCAAACAAGGGCAATTGCTGGCCGTCATCGACGCCAAGCGTCAGCAGTATGAGCTAGACCGCTCCGAAGCCGAAGTGCTCATCATCGAGCAAGAGCTAGCGCGGGTGAAAAAGATGAAGAGCAAAGACTATGTCAGCGCCGACTCCATCGCCAAACTCGAATACAACCTGCAGGCCGCCAAGGCGCGCCTGGACCTGGCGAAACTGCAGGTTAAAGAGAGCCAAATCGTGTCCCCCGTGGATGGCATCATCGCCAAGCGCTTCGTTAAAGCCGGCAACATGGCCAAAGAATTCGAAGAGCTCTTCTATGTGGTCAATCAGGACGAGCTTCACGGGATAGTGCATCTGCCGGAGCAGCAGCTCTCCAGCCTGCGTCTTGGACAGCATGCCGATATCTACGCCAGCGGTCAGAAAAACCAGGCCGTGAATGCCGAAGTACTGCGCATCAGCCCGGTCGTTGACGCCCAGAGCGGCACCTTCAAGGTCACGCTCAAGGTGCCCAATCAAAATGGCATCCTTAAGTCGGGTATGTTTACCCGGGTGGAACTTAAGTACGACACCCATGAAAACGTCATCACAGTGCCTTACAACGCCATCATCAACCAGGATAACAAGCAAACCCTGTATGTTGTCCAGGACACCACGGCCGAGCGTCGCGAAGTAGAGCTGGGTTATCGTGAAGGCAACATGGTTGAAGTCGTTGCGGGTATTGCTCCCGGAGAGCATCTGGTGATCCGTGGGCAGCAAAACCTCAAAGACCAGTCGCTGGTTGAAATCATCACCCCACTGGATGTGGCTTCGGTTAAAAAATAA